Proteins from a genomic interval of Scatophagus argus isolate fScaArg1 chromosome 6, fScaArg1.pri, whole genome shotgun sequence:
- the si:dkeyp-82a1.6 gene encoding torsin-1A-interacting protein 2 isoform X1, translating to MDSKGPESTLSRPLRRSTRQSSSKVLNFEPTPRGPLKRTKRALENQTPVAAVNGSRDVEDGSEEEEEVESPSKKSRLEAGGEHGGDGDGNEMDVQEDLETNEDQEMDIGQDSSQDSSQDSFHDTHQPKLSRGALGDVNLSPHVMLGERCQPNHVVKEVKRVKPSTKEPVVFIKSATRIRLPAARYDLPNLKETKIDEYKRTMEDKAKSTVFATVNHHIPRVYSTSEEFHSMRQRVNNIPKQEEIFQQKKQAVKKPAIPKSSSPHSSRGCMWYFWRLVLLVLLGSSALLVHRIIPVLQRTAGGAGRQSRAVNPENFTDHLALLKTQFPSQRPELWKMTEIHLEKHLKTAQPTEPVSLIFTAGLRAKKTMHCLAQGLASSFSSALNASVLHIDGASKASQDSDEVKLDIDTQLQSAFEGDKPVAVIHQFEELPPGSTLIFYRYCDHQNAAYKRVFLLFTVLMPIDEVKGEQSLKEVEEMVLDYVKEKLVDSGDQTAFNEMDTDKFGGLWSRISHLILPVVSEKEVEQNGC from the exons ATGGATTCCAAGGGCCCTGAAAGTACATTGTCTCGTCCCCTGAGACGATCGACAAGGCAGTCATCAAGTAAAG TACTGAATTTCGAGCCGACCCCTAGGGGTCCTCTAAAGAGGACAAAAAGGGCTTTAGAAAACCAAACACCCGTGGCAGCTGTCAATGGTTCCAGAGATGTGGAGGATGgctcagaagaagaagaagaag TAGAGTCCCCTAGCAAGAAAAGTCGGCTGGAGGCTGGCGGAGAACACGGCGGCGATGGTGATGGGAATGAGATGGATGTCCAGGAAGATCTGGAGACCAATGAAGATCAGGAAATGGATATTGGGCAGGATTCCTCACAGGATTCCTCTCAGGATTCCTTTCATGACACTCATCAACCAAAACTAAGCCGAG GCGCCCTTGGAGATGTGAATTTATCTCCTCATGTAATGCTTGGTGAACGCTGCCAACCCAATCATGTTGTAAAAGAAGTCAAGAGAG taaAACCATCAACAAAAGAACCTGTGGTCTTCATCAAGTCTGCCACACGGATCAGATTACCAGCAGCAAGATATGATCTGCCGAAtctgaaggaaacaaaaatagacGAGTACAAGAGGACAATGGAGGACAAAGCCAAGAGTACTG TCTTTGCAACAGTTAACCACCACATTCCAAGAGTGTATTCAACCTCAGAGGAGTTCCACTCAATGCGACAACGTGTGAATAACATtccaaaacaagaagaaatttttcagcaaaaaaaacaag cGGTAAAGAAGCCTGCTATTCCCAAGAGCAGCTCTCCACATTCCTCTAGAG GATGTATGTGGTATTTTTGGCGTTTGGTTCTCCTGGTCCTGCTCGGTTCTTCAGCCTTGTTAGTGCACAGGATTATTCCTGTACTCCAAAGGACTGCAGGTGGTGCAGGGCGTCAATCCAGAGCTGTAAATCCAGAAAACTTCACAGATCACTTGGCTCTTCTTAAGACTCAGTTTCCCAGTCAGCGGCCTGAGTTGTGGAAGATGACCGAGATCCATCTGGAGAAGCACCTGAAAACAGCCCAGCCCACAGAGCCAGTCAGTCTGATCTTTACTGCTGGCCTCAGAGCCAAGAAGACAATGCACTGCCTGGCTCAGGGGTTGGCCTCCTCCTTTTCATCTGCCCTCAATGCCTCTGTCCTACACATTGATGGAGCCAGTAAGGCCAGCCAGGACAGTGATGAAGTGAAGCTGGATATTGACACCCAGCTGCAATCAGCTTTTGAGGGGGACAAACCTGTGGCTGTCATCCATCAATTCGAAGAGCTGCCTCCAGGTTCCACCCTCATTTTCTATCGCTACTGCGACCACCAGAATGCCGCCTACAAGCGTGTGTTcttgttgtttactgtgttgATGCCCATAGATGAGGTCAAGGGTGAGCAGAGTCTGAAAGAAGTGGAGGAGATGGTGCTGGACTATGTCAAGGAAAAGCTGGTGGACTCAGGCGACCAAACTGCTTTCAATGAGATGGACACTGACAAGTTCGGTGGACTGTGGAGCCGCATCtctcatcttatcttacctGTGGTGTCTGAGAAGGAAGTAGAGCAGAACGGATGCTGA
- the si:dkeyp-82a1.6 gene encoding torsin-1A-interacting protein 2 isoform X2 produces MDSKGPESTLSRPLRRSTRQSSSKVLNFEPTPRGPLKRTKRALENQTPVAAVNGSRDVEDGSEEEEEESPSKKSRLEAGGEHGGDGDGNEMDVQEDLETNEDQEMDIGQDSSQDSSQDSFHDTHQPKLSRGALGDVNLSPHVMLGERCQPNHVVKEVKRVKPSTKEPVVFIKSATRIRLPAARYDLPNLKETKIDEYKRTMEDKAKSTVFATVNHHIPRVYSTSEEFHSMRQRVNNIPKQEEIFQQKKQAVKKPAIPKSSSPHSSRGCMWYFWRLVLLVLLGSSALLVHRIIPVLQRTAGGAGRQSRAVNPENFTDHLALLKTQFPSQRPELWKMTEIHLEKHLKTAQPTEPVSLIFTAGLRAKKTMHCLAQGLASSFSSALNASVLHIDGASKASQDSDEVKLDIDTQLQSAFEGDKPVAVIHQFEELPPGSTLIFYRYCDHQNAAYKRVFLLFTVLMPIDEVKGEQSLKEVEEMVLDYVKEKLVDSGDQTAFNEMDTDKFGGLWSRISHLILPVVSEKEVEQNGC; encoded by the exons ATGGATTCCAAGGGCCCTGAAAGTACATTGTCTCGTCCCCTGAGACGATCGACAAGGCAGTCATCAAGTAAAG TACTGAATTTCGAGCCGACCCCTAGGGGTCCTCTAAAGAGGACAAAAAGGGCTTTAGAAAACCAAACACCCGTGGCAGCTGTCAATGGTTCCAGAGATGTGGAGGATGgctcagaagaagaagaagaag AGTCCCCTAGCAAGAAAAGTCGGCTGGAGGCTGGCGGAGAACACGGCGGCGATGGTGATGGGAATGAGATGGATGTCCAGGAAGATCTGGAGACCAATGAAGATCAGGAAATGGATATTGGGCAGGATTCCTCACAGGATTCCTCTCAGGATTCCTTTCATGACACTCATCAACCAAAACTAAGCCGAG GCGCCCTTGGAGATGTGAATTTATCTCCTCATGTAATGCTTGGTGAACGCTGCCAACCCAATCATGTTGTAAAAGAAGTCAAGAGAG taaAACCATCAACAAAAGAACCTGTGGTCTTCATCAAGTCTGCCACACGGATCAGATTACCAGCAGCAAGATATGATCTGCCGAAtctgaaggaaacaaaaatagacGAGTACAAGAGGACAATGGAGGACAAAGCCAAGAGTACTG TCTTTGCAACAGTTAACCACCACATTCCAAGAGTGTATTCAACCTCAGAGGAGTTCCACTCAATGCGACAACGTGTGAATAACATtccaaaacaagaagaaatttttcagcaaaaaaaacaag cGGTAAAGAAGCCTGCTATTCCCAAGAGCAGCTCTCCACATTCCTCTAGAG GATGTATGTGGTATTTTTGGCGTTTGGTTCTCCTGGTCCTGCTCGGTTCTTCAGCCTTGTTAGTGCACAGGATTATTCCTGTACTCCAAAGGACTGCAGGTGGTGCAGGGCGTCAATCCAGAGCTGTAAATCCAGAAAACTTCACAGATCACTTGGCTCTTCTTAAGACTCAGTTTCCCAGTCAGCGGCCTGAGTTGTGGAAGATGACCGAGATCCATCTGGAGAAGCACCTGAAAACAGCCCAGCCCACAGAGCCAGTCAGTCTGATCTTTACTGCTGGCCTCAGAGCCAAGAAGACAATGCACTGCCTGGCTCAGGGGTTGGCCTCCTCCTTTTCATCTGCCCTCAATGCCTCTGTCCTACACATTGATGGAGCCAGTAAGGCCAGCCAGGACAGTGATGAAGTGAAGCTGGATATTGACACCCAGCTGCAATCAGCTTTTGAGGGGGACAAACCTGTGGCTGTCATCCATCAATTCGAAGAGCTGCCTCCAGGTTCCACCCTCATTTTCTATCGCTACTGCGACCACCAGAATGCCGCCTACAAGCGTGTGTTcttgttgtttactgtgttgATGCCCATAGATGAGGTCAAGGGTGAGCAGAGTCTGAAAGAAGTGGAGGAGATGGTGCTGGACTATGTCAAGGAAAAGCTGGTGGACTCAGGCGACCAAACTGCTTTCAATGAGATGGACACTGACAAGTTCGGTGGACTGTGGAGCCGCATCtctcatcttatcttacctGTGGTGTCTGAGAAGGAAGTAGAGCAGAACGGATGCTGA
- the xcr1a.1 gene encoding chemokine (C motif) receptor 1a, duplicate 1: MNYSLNDSAYDEDYVDEVCEKGEVVKFGSIVVPVFFSVVIVLSLTGNILVLVILALYENLKSLTNIFILNLAISDLVFTTGLPFWAIYHIWGWVFSETLCKIVTFVFFTGFYSSILFLTIMTMYRYVAVVHPLSDLSTQRLNTGIFVSILLWMVSTGAAMPSLLYSSLVSIPHKNGHSQGCEFSVRLWENIGVTQQNIFFLLAFAVMTFCYIQILRKIRKTRSQTKHRAVKLVFSIVAVFFLGWVPYNVVIFLKALSDNLVPPFEGCETSIQLEYAFNVCRLIAFSHCCLNPVFYAFVGVKFRRHLKSMLHRMFVRQHPVEEEQARMQTFSRGSMY; the protein is encoded by the coding sequence ATGAATTACTCTTTGAATGACAGTGCATATGACGAGGATTATGTGGACGAAGTCTGTGAAAAAGGCGAGGTGGTCAAATTTGGATCCATTGTCgttcctgttttcttctctgtcgTGATTGTACTGAGCCTCACGGGAAACATTCTCGTCCTTGTTATTCTGGCTTTGTATGAAAACCTCAAGTCTCTTACCAATATTTTCATCCTGAACCTGGCCATCTCCGACCTTGTCTTCACCACTGGTCTTCCCTTCTGGGCAATTTACCATATCTGGGGATGGGTGTTTTCAGAGACCCTCTGCAAAATTGTGacttttgtcttcttcactgGGTTTTACAGCAGCATCCTCTTCCTGACCATCATGACCATGTACAGGTATGTGGCTGTGGTTCACCCGCTCTCTGACCTGAGCACACAGAGACTCAACACCGGGATTTTTGTGTCCATCCTACTGTGGATGGTCAGCACTGGAGCAGCTATGCCCTCCCTGCTCTACAGCTCCCTTGTCTCAATCCCTCACAAAAATGGCCACTCACAGGGCTGTGAATTCAGCGTTAGACTGTGGGAAAACATCGGTGTCACGCAGCAGaatattttcttcttgcttGCTTTTGCAGTGATGACTTTCTGCTATATTCAAATACTCAGGAAAATCAGGAAAACAAGATCtcaaacaaagcacagagcagTTAAGCTGGTATTCAGTATAGTGGCCGTGTTCTTCCTCGGCTGGGTGCCGTACAATGTGGTCATCTTTCTGAAGGCTTTGTCTGACAATTTGGTTCCACCCTTTGAAGGCTGTGAAACGAGTATCCAGCTGGAATATGCATTCAATGTGTGCAGGCTCATTGCTTTCTCTCACTGCTGCCTGAATCCCGTCTTTTATGCATTTGTCGGTGTGAAGTTTAGGCGTCATTTGAAGTCGATGTTGCATCGCATGTTTGTTCGGCAACATCCAGTGGAAGAAGAGCAGGCCAGAATGCAAACTTTCTCGCGTGGATCAATGTACTAG